CGTCCGATGCGCCGAACATTGTGTCTGGCATCGAAGGTCCACCAACCGCCTCCCAGGTAAACTTCAAACCAGGCGCTGAAGTCCATCGGACTTGGGGCCACGATCACACCGATGTCGCCCAGGTATCCGGTTGCATAGCGCGCGGGAATGTTCAGCGCTCGGCAGAAAGTGATGGCAAGATGCTGGAAATCTCGGCAAACTCCCACGCGCTCGGTATAGACTCCCAGCGCGGTTCGAATGGGGCTGGAGAATTCATATCCGAAACTGACTTTGCTGTGTACCCAATTGCAGACTGCCTGAACCCGTGCCCACCCCCGGGGAGCGTTCCAGAATAATTCCGCGGCAGTGTTGGACAACAGGTCCACTTCGCAATACCGGCTGTTCATCAGATAGGGCAGGACATTCACAGGAAGGCTATCGATCGGAATCTCCTCGGCATCCAGGCACACTTCATCCGGCGTGCCTGGATCTTCAATCAGGGTTGAATTCTGAAATCGAATCCTGCCATTGGGAGCCACGAGACGACAAGCATTGTTGCCAAAGCTGTCTTCATAGCTCTCGACCTTCACCAGGGGATCGGTTTGCAACTCGTCTGGCTCTCGTAAATCTCTGGTACGCGATGGGTGCACGCTCAGTAGCGTAATGATCGGCACTTCTCCCACCGTTTCGAACTGGATGTCATAGCCGAGGCGAATCAGCATAAACGTCGGATTTTCTCGTGCCTGGGGATGCTTGCGACACTGAGATGCGAAAAACTACCACGTAGTCTGGTCGATCTTCTACGTTTTTTATTGCTGGTCCGGATCATAATTCGAAATGAGTAATCGGTGTATCATGCGGTAGCTTCTCACTAGGGGACAAATTGACATACTGTTTGGGCATTGTTACGCAACAGGGGCTGGTGTTGGCCTCGGATTCGAGGACAAACGCAGGTTTTGATCAGGTCAACGTGTGTCGCAAGATGCATC
The DNA window shown above is from Terriglobales bacterium and carries:
- a CDS encoding transglutaminase family protein; the protein is MLIRLGYDIQFETVGEVPIITLLSVHPSRTRDLREPDELQTDPLVKVESYEDSFGNNACRLVAPNGRIRFQNSTLIEDPGTPDEVCLDAEEIPIDSLPVNVLPYLMNSRYCEVDLLSNTAAELFWNAPRGWARVQAVCNWVHSKVSFGYEFSSPIRTALGVYTERVGVCRDFQHLAITFCRALNIPARYATGYLGDIGVIVAPSPMDFSAWFEVYLGGGWWTFDARHNVRRIGR